One genomic region from Streptomyces sp. NBC_01304 encodes:
- a CDS encoding DNA-3-methyladenine glycosylase — translation MIAAPDRTPLPRSFFDRPVLEVAPDLLGRTLVRRTPDGPIELRLTEVEAYAGAADPGSHAYRGRTARNGVMFGPPGHAYVYFTYGMWHCLNLVCGPEGHASGVLLRAGEIVAGAELTRERRQSARNDKELAKGPARLATALDVDRSLDGTDVCAGPRSPLSLLTGTPTPADQVRNGPRTGVSGEGGVHPWRFWTANDPTVSPYRAHTPRRRAT, via the coding sequence ATGATCGCGGCCCCCGACCGTACGCCCCTGCCCCGCTCCTTCTTCGACCGCCCCGTCCTGGAAGTCGCCCCCGACCTCCTGGGGCGCACTCTCGTGCGCCGCACACCGGACGGTCCGATCGAACTCCGCCTCACAGAGGTCGAGGCGTACGCGGGTGCGGCCGACCCCGGCTCCCACGCCTATCGCGGCCGGACCGCCCGCAACGGCGTGATGTTCGGCCCGCCAGGTCACGCATACGTCTACTTCACCTACGGCATGTGGCACTGCCTCAACCTGGTGTGCGGTCCGGAGGGCCACGCGAGCGGCGTCCTGCTGCGTGCGGGCGAGATCGTCGCCGGCGCGGAGCTCACCCGGGAGCGACGACAATCGGCCCGCAACGACAAGGAACTGGCCAAAGGCCCGGCCCGCCTGGCCACCGCCCTCGATGTTGACCGCAGCCTGGACGGCACGGACGTCTGCGCGGGCCCCCGTTCCCCGCTCTCCCTCCTCACGGGCACGCCCACCCCGGCCGACCAGGTACGCAACGGTCCCCGCACAGGGGTGTCGGGTGAGGGAGGCGTCCACCCCTGGCGCTTCTGGACCGCCAACGACCCGACGGTGAGCCCTTATCGGGCCCATACGCCCCGGCGGAGGGCGACTTGA
- a CDS encoding FecCD family ABC transporter permease — protein sequence MKALRTRSGLSVRVDLRALVVGGLLLAVALAASIVLIGTGDFSIPAADVIRTLLGNGQPAHEFIVNDLRLPRVLVGLLVGAALGLSGAIFQTISRNPLGSPDIIGFGQGSAVGALAVIILFKGSAGEVAVGSLIGGLITGAVIYALAWKRGVHGYRLVLVGIGMAAILTAVIGYLLTKAELVDAARAYTWLAGSLNGRDWAEVWPLFWLCVVLVPLALLYARPLRMLEMGDDVAYALGVRVERTRLVLMTCAVLLTAAATAAAGPVSFVALTAPQLARRLTRSPGANLVPSMLMGAALLIVADLASQRAFGADTLPVGVLTGVLGGVYLLWLLATERKAGRI from the coding sequence GTGAAGGCCCTACGTACCCGCAGCGGCCTCTCCGTCCGCGTGGACCTGCGCGCGCTCGTCGTGGGCGGGCTGCTCCTGGCCGTGGCGCTCGCCGCGAGCATCGTCCTCATCGGCACCGGCGACTTCTCGATCCCCGCGGCCGACGTGATCCGCACCCTGCTCGGCAACGGGCAGCCGGCGCACGAGTTCATCGTCAACGACCTGCGCCTGCCCCGAGTCCTGGTCGGCCTCCTGGTCGGCGCCGCACTCGGGCTCTCCGGAGCGATCTTCCAGACCATCTCCCGCAATCCGCTGGGCAGTCCGGACATCATCGGCTTCGGGCAGGGCTCCGCGGTCGGCGCGCTCGCGGTGATCATCCTCTTCAAGGGGAGCGCCGGGGAGGTGGCCGTGGGCTCGCTGATCGGCGGGCTGATCACCGGTGCGGTGATCTACGCCCTCGCCTGGAAGCGAGGGGTGCACGGCTACCGGCTCGTGCTCGTCGGCATCGGCATGGCCGCGATCCTCACCGCGGTGATCGGCTATCTGCTCACCAAGGCCGAACTGGTCGACGCCGCCCGCGCCTACACCTGGCTGGCGGGTTCCCTCAACGGGCGGGACTGGGCGGAGGTGTGGCCGCTGTTCTGGCTGTGCGTCGTGCTCGTGCCGCTGGCGCTCCTGTACGCGCGTCCGCTGCGGATGCTCGAGATGGGCGACGACGTGGCGTACGCCCTGGGCGTCCGCGTCGAGCGCACCCGGCTCGTCCTGATGACCTGCGCCGTGCTGCTCACCGCGGCCGCGACCGCAGCCGCCGGGCCCGTCTCCTTCGTGGCGCTCACCGCGCCGCAGCTGGCGCGCCGGCTCACCCGCTCGCCCGGGGCCAATCTGGTGCCGTCGATGCTGATGGGCGCCGCCCTGCTGATCGTCGCGGACCTGGCCTCGCAGCGGGCGTTCGGCGCGGACACCCTGCCCGTCGGCGTACTGACCGGTGTGCTCGGCGGGGTGTATCTGCTGTGGCTGCTCGCCACCGAACGCAAGGCGGGCCGGATATGA
- a CDS encoding NfeD family protein translates to MDIDAWVWWLIGAVGLGIPLVLTAMPEFGMLSAGAVAAAVTAGLGGGIVLQVIVFAAVSVALIAVVRPIATRHRAQRPQLATGIDALKGKQALVLERVDGDGGRIKLAGEVWSARPLDAEQAFEVGQQVDVVEIDGATAVVM, encoded by the coding sequence GTGGACATCGACGCATGGGTGTGGTGGCTGATCGGCGCGGTCGGACTCGGAATTCCGCTCGTCCTGACCGCGATGCCGGAATTCGGCATGCTCTCCGCCGGCGCAGTCGCCGCCGCCGTGACCGCAGGTCTCGGCGGCGGCATCGTTCTCCAGGTCATCGTCTTCGCCGCCGTCTCGGTGGCGCTGATCGCAGTCGTACGCCCCATCGCCACCCGGCACCGCGCCCAGCGGCCCCAACTGGCCACGGGCATCGACGCGTTGAAGGGCAAACAGGCCCTCGTACTGGAACGCGTGGACGGCGACGGCGGCCGCATCAAGCTCGCCGGAGAAGTCTGGTCCGCCCGCCCGCTCGATGCGGAGCAGGCCTTCGAAGTGGGCCAGCAGGTCGACGTCGTGGAGATCGACGGAGCCACGGCCGTCGTGATGTAA
- a CDS encoding sporulation protein, producing MGFKKLLASMGAGGASVETVLTEVNVVPGGVVQGEVRIQGGSVDQDIEALAVGLQARVEVEGGDQEVKQDIEFTKQRLGGAFKLQAGQVYAVQFGLEIPWETPITSIDGTNLRGMNIGVTTELEIARAVDSGDLDPISVHPLPAQQAILDAFIQLGFRFKSADMERGHIRGTRQKLPFYQEIEFYPPQQYRGINQVELSFVADDREMDVVLEMDKKPGLFSEGSDSYKSFKVGLNDFQGTDWAAFLNQWLSAVGGKRNWA from the coding sequence ATGGGGTTCAAGAAGCTGCTCGCGAGCATGGGCGCCGGCGGTGCTTCGGTGGAGACCGTGCTCACTGAGGTGAACGTCGTACCCGGTGGGGTCGTCCAGGGTGAGGTGCGGATCCAGGGCGGGTCCGTCGACCAGGACATCGAGGCGCTGGCCGTCGGGCTGCAGGCGCGGGTCGAGGTCGAGGGCGGTGACCAGGAGGTCAAGCAGGACATCGAGTTCACCAAGCAGCGGCTCGGCGGTGCCTTCAAGCTGCAGGCAGGTCAGGTCTACGCCGTGCAGTTCGGGCTCGAGATCCCCTGGGAGACGCCGATCACGAGCATCGACGGCACGAACCTGCGGGGCATGAACATCGGTGTGACCACCGAGCTCGAGATCGCGCGGGCCGTGGACTCCGGTGACCTGGACCCGATCAGCGTGCACCCGCTGCCGGCGCAGCAGGCGATCCTGGATGCCTTCATCCAGCTGGGCTTCCGCTTCAAGAGCGCGGACATGGAGCGCGGGCACATCCGGGGTACGCGGCAGAAGCTGCCCTTCTACCAGGAGATCGAGTTCTACCCGCCGCAGCAGTACCGCGGCATCAACCAGGTCGAGCTGAGCTTCGTCGCGGACGACCGCGAGATGGACGTCGTCCTGGAGATGGACAAGAAGCCGGGTCTGTTCAGTGAGGGCAGCGACTCGTACAAGTCCTTCAAGGTCGGGCTGAACGACTTCCAGGGGACCGACTGGGCCGCGTTCCTGAACCAGTGGCTCTCGGCCGTCGGTGGCAAGCGCAACTGGGCCTAG
- a CDS encoding SPFH domain-containing protein, whose amino-acid sequence MQPIIIVLIILVVLVFIALIKTIQVIPQASAAIVERFGRYTRTLNAGLNIVVPFIDSIRNRIDLREQVVPFPPQPVITQDNLVVNIDTVIYYQVTDARAATYEVASYIQAIEQLTVTTLRNIIGGMDLERTLTSREEINAALRGVLDEATGKWGIRVNRVELKAIEPPTSIQDSMEKQMRADRDKRAAILTAEGIRQSQILTAEGEKQSAILRAEGEAKAAALRAEGEAQAIRTVFESIHAGDADQKLLAYQYLQMLPKIAEGDANKLWIVPSEIGDALKGLSGAMGNFGPMGGGSGSGTERREKPPVD is encoded by the coding sequence ATGCAACCGATCATCATCGTCCTGATCATCCTGGTGGTGCTCGTCTTCATCGCCCTGATCAAGACGATCCAGGTCATCCCGCAGGCCAGCGCCGCCATCGTGGAACGCTTCGGCCGCTACACGCGCACGCTCAACGCCGGCCTGAACATCGTCGTCCCCTTCATCGACTCGATCCGCAACCGCATCGACCTCCGCGAGCAGGTCGTGCCCTTCCCACCGCAGCCGGTGATCACCCAGGACAACCTGGTCGTCAACATCGACACGGTCATCTACTACCAGGTGACCGACGCCCGCGCGGCCACGTACGAAGTCGCCTCCTACATCCAGGCGATCGAGCAGCTGACGGTCACCACCCTGCGAAACATCATCGGTGGCATGGACCTCGAGCGGACCCTGACCTCCCGCGAGGAGATCAACGCCGCCCTGCGCGGAGTCCTCGACGAGGCCACCGGCAAGTGGGGCATCCGCGTCAACCGCGTCGAGCTGAAGGCGATCGAGCCGCCCACCTCCATCCAGGACTCGATGGAGAAGCAGATGCGCGCCGACCGTGACAAGCGCGCCGCGATCCTCACCGCCGAAGGTATCCGCCAGTCGCAGATCCTCACCGCGGAGGGCGAGAAGCAGTCCGCGATCCTGCGCGCCGAAGGTGAGGCCAAGGCCGCGGCCCTGCGCGCAGAGGGCGAAGCACAAGCCATCCGTACGGTCTTCGAGTCGATCCACGCGGGCGACGCGGACCAGAAGCTCCTCGCGTATCAGTACCTCCAGATGCTCCCGAAGATCGCCGAAGGTGACGCGAACAAGCTCTGGATCGTCCCCAGCGAGATCGGCGACGCCCTCAAGGGCCTGTCCGGCGCCATGGGCAACTTCGGCCCGATGGGCGGCGGCTCGGGAAGCGGCACCGAGCGCCGCGAAAAGCCGCCGGTCGACTGA
- a CDS encoding DUF1015 domain-containing protein, with protein MNTRGPAAEGLHLIPFRGLRYVPERVGSLAAVTSPPYDVVVRPDGLLHLESADPHNIVRLILPQADTVAARNQQAADTLRRWLAEGVLAPDQSPALYVYEQRNGDMLQRGVIGALELTEAAEGVVLPHEDVMPHIVADRAALMRTTAANLEPLLLTYRSDGTATGATAVIERTARTTPLLATTTEDGYSHRLWAVTDPADLAEVRTDLSHRQALIADGHHRWATYLRLRGEHHDSAAWDFGLVLLVDTARYPLRVRAIHRLLHQLPVSQALEAVSDVFRIRRIDGDLPRAMEALAEAAAESNAFLLAGDGAFHLIDRPSPAMLDHTIRKDRPEAWRTLDATVLHSTLLDHIWQIPDAPEHIAYIHDTAATVEKAERDGGTAVLMHPVREEVVRDLARQGVTMPRKSTSFGPKPATGLVLRSLTH; from the coding sequence ATGAACACCAGAGGTCCTGCGGCCGAAGGCCTGCACCTGATCCCGTTCCGCGGACTGCGCTACGTCCCCGAACGGGTCGGCAGCCTGGCCGCCGTGACCTCCCCGCCGTACGACGTCGTCGTACGCCCCGACGGACTGCTGCACCTGGAGTCGGCCGACCCGCACAACATCGTCCGACTGATCCTGCCGCAGGCCGACACGGTCGCCGCCCGCAACCAGCAGGCCGCCGACACCCTGCGCCGCTGGCTCGCCGAGGGCGTCCTCGCACCGGATCAGAGCCCTGCGCTGTACGTCTACGAGCAGCGCAACGGCGACATGCTGCAGCGCGGTGTGATCGGAGCGCTCGAACTCACCGAGGCCGCGGAGGGCGTCGTACTGCCGCACGAGGACGTCATGCCGCACATCGTCGCGGACCGCGCCGCCCTGATGCGCACCACGGCCGCCAACCTGGAGCCCCTCCTCCTCACCTACCGCAGCGACGGCACCGCGACCGGCGCGACGGCGGTCATCGAACGCACCGCCCGCACCACCCCGCTCCTGGCCACCACCACCGAGGACGGCTACAGCCACCGCCTCTGGGCGGTCACCGACCCGGCCGACCTGGCCGAGGTACGCACCGACCTCTCCCACCGCCAGGCCCTGATCGCCGACGGCCACCACCGCTGGGCGACCTATCTGCGGCTGCGCGGCGAGCACCACGACTCCGCCGCCTGGGACTTCGGCCTGGTCCTCCTGGTGGACACGGCCCGCTACCCGCTCCGGGTCCGCGCCATCCACCGTCTGCTGCACCAACTCCCGGTCTCCCAGGCCCTCGAGGCGGTTTCGGACGTCTTCCGCATACGCCGCATCGACGGCGACCTGCCGCGCGCCATGGAAGCCCTGGCCGAAGCGGCCGCCGAGTCCAACGCCTTCCTGCTGGCCGGCGACGGCGCCTTCCACCTGATCGACCGCCCGTCCCCGGCCATGCTCGATCACACGATCCGCAAGGATCGCCCCGAGGCCTGGCGCACCCTGGACGCGACGGTCCTGCACTCCACGCTCCTGGACCACATCTGGCAGATCCCGGACGCCCCGGAGCACATCGCGTACATCCACGACACGGCCGCGACCGTCGAGAAGGCGGAGCGCGACGGCGGTACGGCGGTCCTGATGCACCCCGTCCGCGAGGAGGTCGTCCGCGACCTGGCCCGCCAGGGCGTGACCATGCCCCGCAAGTCGACTTCCTTCGGCCCGAAGCCGGCCACCGGTCTGGTACTGCGCAGCCTCACCCACTGA
- a CDS encoding YbhB/YbcL family Raf kinase inhibitor-like protein, which yields MTDKRPPLPHDFLPQVPSFTVLSEDVAPGEVLDDAQVLAAGNVSPQLRWEGFPAETKSFAVTCFDPDAPTGSGFWHWVLFDVPVSVTELPVGAGSGKFEGLPEGAVHARNDYGTKDFGGAAPPAGEHHRYVFTVYAVDTEKLGPDADTSPAAVGFNLRFHTLARAQLVGEYTAPSDN from the coding sequence GTGACTGACAAGAGGCCGCCGCTTCCCCATGACTTCCTGCCTCAGGTGCCGTCGTTCACGGTGCTGAGTGAGGACGTCGCGCCGGGTGAAGTCCTGGACGACGCCCAGGTGCTCGCTGCGGGGAATGTGTCGCCGCAGCTGCGCTGGGAGGGGTTCCCCGCCGAGACGAAGAGTTTCGCGGTGACCTGTTTCGATCCGGACGCCCCGACGGGCAGCGGGTTCTGGCACTGGGTGCTGTTCGATGTCCCGGTCTCGGTCACCGAGCTCCCGGTGGGTGCGGGCAGCGGCAAGTTCGAGGGCCTTCCCGAGGGTGCCGTGCACGCGCGGAACGACTACGGGACCAAGGACTTCGGCGGTGCCGCTCCCCCGGCCGGTGAGCACCACCGCTATGTGTTCACGGTGTACGCCGTGGACACGGAGAAGCTCGGGCCGGACGCGGACACCTCGCCCGCGGCCGTCGGCTTCAATCTGCGGTTCCACACGTTGGCGCGCGCCCAGCTCGTCGGTGAGTACACCGCGCCTTCGGACAACTGA
- a CDS encoding HNH endonuclease — protein sequence MRDTLVLNASFEPLSTVSLNRAVVLVLTDKAVVEHAHPELRMRGAAVDMPVPRVIRLCRFVRVPFRRHAPWSRRGVLIRDGHKCAFCGRRATTVDHVVPRSRGGADSWLNTVASCAEDNHRKANRTPEEAGMPLLFAPFIPSPSDAMLLSMSAEGRSGLPDWLPQPAAA from the coding sequence ATGCGGGACACGCTGGTACTGAACGCGAGCTTCGAGCCGTTGTCGACGGTGTCGCTGAACCGGGCCGTCGTACTGGTTCTGACCGACAAGGCCGTCGTCGAGCACGCCCACCCCGAGCTGCGGATGCGTGGAGCGGCCGTGGACATGCCGGTTCCCCGGGTGATCAGGCTCTGCCGGTTCGTCAGGGTGCCGTTCCGAAGACATGCGCCGTGGTCGCGGCGGGGTGTCCTGATACGGGACGGGCACAAGTGCGCCTTCTGCGGCAGGCGGGCGACCACGGTGGACCACGTGGTGCCGCGGTCGCGGGGTGGTGCGGACTCCTGGCTGAACACGGTGGCCTCGTGCGCCGAGGACAACCACCGCAAGGCGAACCGGACGCCGGAGGAGGCGGGGATGCCGCTGCTCTTCGCCCCGTTCATCCCGTCGCCGAGCGATGCGATGCTGCTCTCGATGAGTGCTGAGGGCCGGTCCGGCCTTCCGGACTGGTTGCCGCAGCCGGCAGCGGCGTAG
- a CDS encoding chaplin: MNIAKKAALVLVTAGMAAGASAGAAFADADANGKATNSPGVASGNHVQAPIHVPVNATGNSVNVIGALNPTFDNTSSNG, translated from the coding sequence ATGAACATTGCCAAGAAGGCCGCCCTGGTTCTCGTCACCGCCGGTATGGCCGCGGGCGCCTCCGCCGGTGCCGCGTTCGCCGACGCCGACGCCAACGGCAAGGCCACCAACTCCCCGGGTGTCGCCTCCGGCAACCACGTCCAGGCCCCGATCCACGTCCCGGTCAACGCGACCGGCAACAGCGTGAACGTCATCGGCGCCCTCAACCCGACCTTCGACAACACGTCGTCGAACGGCTGA
- a CDS encoding tetratricopeptide repeat protein, translated as MPIPEDVTGHEIDKDVQQELQSLPKGLAEDVAKNLVMVAKLIDEDPEQAYAYSRIALRLASRVAAVREAAGFAAYASQKYSEALAEFRAARRMTGSAELWPVMADCERGLGRPEKALDMAGEPEVQRLDKAGQVEMRLVAAGARRDMGQLDAAIVTLQSPELASNSVQPWTARLRYAYADALLEAGREDEAREWFAKAVEADKDGSTDASDRLAEMDGVEFVDAFDEDEDEDGDEEAESGESEESEELGSEESAIEAEDAAAESVEGDEGDVEKQ; from the coding sequence CTGCCGATTCCCGAGGACGTCACGGGCCACGAGATCGACAAGGACGTACAGCAGGAGCTGCAGAGCCTGCCGAAGGGGCTTGCCGAGGACGTCGCCAAGAACCTGGTGATGGTCGCCAAGCTCATCGACGAGGACCCCGAGCAGGCCTACGCCTACTCGCGGATCGCCCTGCGGCTCGCCTCGCGTGTGGCTGCCGTACGGGAGGCCGCCGGCTTCGCCGCGTACGCCAGTCAGAAGTACTCCGAGGCGCTCGCCGAGTTCCGTGCCGCGCGCCGGATGACCGGGTCCGCGGAGCTGTGGCCCGTCATGGCCGACTGCGAGCGTGGGCTCGGGCGGCCGGAGAAGGCCCTCGACATGGCCGGTGAGCCCGAGGTGCAGCGGCTCGACAAGGCCGGGCAGGTCGAGATGCGCTTGGTCGCGGCCGGTGCGCGGCGGGACATGGGGCAGCTGGACGCCGCGATCGTCACGCTGCAGAGCCCCGAGCTGGCCTCCAACTCGGTGCAGCCCTGGACTGCTCGCCTGCGCTACGCCTACGCCGATGCCCTTCTTGAGGCCGGGCGCGAGGACGAGGCGCGGGAGTGGTTCGCGAAGGCTGTCGAGGCCGACAAGGACGGCAGCACGGACGCCTCCGACCGCCTTGCCGAGATGGACGGCGTCGAGTTCGTCGATGCCTTCGACGAGGACGAGGACGAGGACGGCGACGAGGAAGCGGAGTCCGGGGAGTCGGAGGAGTCGGAGGAGCTCGGCTCCGAAGAGTCCGCGATCGAAGCTGAGGACGCCGCCGCCGAGTCGGTCGAGGGCGACGAGGGCGACGTAGAGAAGCAGTAA
- a CDS encoding ABC transporter ATP-binding protein: protein MSDVLELVDVSVVREGRALVDQVSWSVKEGERWVILGPNGAGKTTLLNVASSYLFPSNGTATILGDTLGKVDVFELRPRIGMAGIAIADKLPKSQTVLQTVLTAAYGMTAGWNEAYEDVDEQRARAFLDRLGMTEFLDRRFGTLSEGERKRTMIARALMTDPELLLLDEPAAGLDLGGREDLVRRLGRLARDPIAPSMIMVTHHVEEIAPGFTHVLMIRQGKVLAAGPLELELTSRNLSLCFGLPLVVEQNGERWTAQGLPIA from the coding sequence ATGAGCGATGTGCTGGAGCTGGTGGACGTATCCGTGGTCCGCGAGGGCAGGGCTCTGGTGGACCAGGTCTCCTGGTCGGTCAAGGAAGGCGAGCGCTGGGTCATCCTCGGCCCCAACGGCGCGGGCAAGACCACCCTGCTCAACGTCGCCTCCAGCTACCTGTTCCCGAGCAATGGCACCGCCACGATCCTCGGCGACACCCTCGGCAAGGTGGACGTCTTCGAGCTGCGCCCGCGCATCGGCATGGCCGGCATCGCGATCGCCGACAAGCTCCCCAAGAGCCAGACCGTCCTGCAGACCGTCCTCACCGCCGCGTACGGCATGACCGCCGGCTGGAACGAGGCGTACGAGGACGTCGACGAGCAGCGCGCCCGCGCTTTCCTCGACCGCCTCGGCATGACCGAGTTCCTGGACCGCCGCTTCGGCACCCTCTCCGAGGGCGAGCGCAAGCGCACCATGATCGCCCGCGCCCTGATGACCGACCCCGAGCTGCTCCTCCTCGACGAGCCCGCCGCCGGCCTGGACCTCGGCGGCCGCGAGGACCTAGTACGCCGCCTCGGCCGCCTGGCCCGCGACCCGATCGCCCCCTCGATGATCATGGTCACGCACCACGTCGAGGAGATCGCCCCCGGCTTCACCCACGTCCTCATGATCCGCCAGGGCAAGGTCCTCGCCGCGGGCCCGCTCGAGCTCGAGCTCACCTCGCGCAACCTCTCGCTCTGCTTCGGCCTCCCGCTGGTCGTCGAACAGAACGGCGAGCGCTGGACCGCCCAGGGTCTGCCCATCGCCTGA
- a CDS encoding FecCD family ABC transporter permease, with amino-acid sequence MLVDSPPQERTPEPPPPAPAGQRKRNALRAAGLLISVGVLALIVVASIAVGAKQIPIADVWHGLFQHTGTDNDVVIRDLRLPRTILGLLVGCALGLAGAVLQALTRNPLADPGLLGINAGASAAVVSAVSFFGITSLSGYVWFAFVGAAVVSVVVYTLGGVRSATPVRLALAGTAVSAALIGYVNAVILTDDAALDKLRFWTVGSLASANMTTIGQVLPFIAVGIVLALALARPLNAIGMGDDTARALGAHVNRTRALAMTAATLLCGAATAACGPIVFVGLMVPHIVRAFTGPDQRWILPYATVLSPVLLLGADVVGRVVARPGELQVGIVTVLLGGPVFIYLVRRRRMAQL; translated from the coding sequence GTGTTGGTCGACAGTCCTCCCCAAGAGCGCACCCCCGAGCCCCCGCCGCCCGCACCCGCCGGGCAGCGCAAGCGGAACGCGCTGCGCGCCGCCGGACTGCTCATATCGGTCGGTGTGCTGGCCCTGATAGTGGTGGCGAGCATCGCGGTCGGAGCCAAGCAGATACCGATCGCCGACGTGTGGCACGGCCTCTTCCAGCACACCGGCACCGACAACGACGTGGTCATACGCGACCTCCGGCTGCCCCGCACGATCCTCGGCCTGCTCGTCGGCTGCGCCCTCGGCCTGGCCGGCGCCGTGCTGCAGGCGCTGACCCGCAACCCGCTCGCCGACCCGGGCCTGCTCGGCATCAACGCGGGGGCCTCGGCCGCCGTCGTCTCCGCCGTCAGCTTCTTCGGGATCACCTCGCTGAGCGGCTATGTGTGGTTCGCCTTCGTGGGCGCCGCCGTGGTGTCCGTCGTCGTCTACACGCTCGGCGGGGTGCGCAGCGCGACGCCGGTGCGGCTCGCGCTCGCGGGCACGGCCGTCAGCGCCGCGCTCATCGGCTACGTCAACGCCGTGATCCTCACCGACGACGCGGCGCTCGACAAACTGCGCTTCTGGACGGTCGGTTCGCTGGCCTCCGCCAACATGACGACCATCGGGCAGGTGCTGCCCTTCATCGCGGTCGGCATCGTTCTCGCCCTGGCCCTGGCCCGGCCGCTCAACGCGATCGGCATGGGCGACGACACGGCCCGCGCCCTCGGCGCCCACGTCAACCGGACCCGCGCCCTCGCCATGACCGCCGCGACGCTGCTGTGCGGGGCCGCCACCGCCGCCTGCGGCCCGATCGTCTTCGTCGGCCTGATGGTGCCGCACATCGTCCGCGCCTTCACCGGCCCCGACCAGCGCTGGATCCTGCCGTACGCGACCGTCCTCTCGCCCGTGCTGCTGCTCGGCGCCGATGTCGTCGGACGCGTGGTGGCCCGGCCCGGCGAGCTGCAGGTCGGCATCGTCACGGTGCTCCTGGGCGGGCCGGTCTTCATCTATCTCGTACGACGCCGGAGGATGGCTCAGCTGTGA
- a CDS encoding HAD hydrolase-like protein, translating to MSHTVRTSPAGSAQALSEAYDTALLDLDGVVYAGGEAIVHAVDSLLSARAGGMRLAYVTNNALRPPEVVAAHITDLGVPTEPAEVINSAQAVARLISEQVPSGSRVLVIGGEGLRIALRERGLEPVESAEDDPAAVVQGFGGPDLAWGRFAEACYAIARGVPWFASNTDLTIPSARGIAPGNGAAVEVVRIATGAEPQVAGKPLPPMHRETILRTGAKKPLVVGDRLDTDIEGAFNGDVDSLLVLTGVTDGAQLLAAPPQHRPTYVDADLRGMLTGQPEVVAEGEGFRCGGWVARAGDEALELDGDGEALDGLRALCAAAWTVAGDGACALDSGKALARLGL from the coding sequence ATGAGCCACACCGTCAGGACCAGCCCGGCCGGCAGTGCGCAGGCGCTGAGCGAGGCGTACGACACGGCGCTGCTCGACCTCGACGGGGTGGTGTACGCGGGTGGCGAGGCCATCGTGCACGCCGTGGATTCCCTGCTCAGCGCGCGTGCGGGCGGGATGCGGCTGGCGTATGTGACCAACAATGCGCTGCGTCCGCCGGAGGTCGTGGCCGCGCACATCACCGACCTCGGTGTGCCGACGGAACCGGCCGAAGTCATCAACTCGGCGCAGGCCGTGGCTCGTTTGATCTCCGAGCAGGTGCCGAGCGGTTCCCGGGTGCTCGTGATCGGTGGCGAGGGGCTGCGGATCGCGCTGCGCGAGCGCGGGCTCGAGCCGGTCGAGTCGGCCGAGGACGATCCGGCGGCGGTGGTGCAGGGCTTCGGCGGGCCCGACCTGGCCTGGGGCCGGTTCGCCGAGGCCTGCTACGCGATCGCGCGGGGCGTGCCGTGGTTCGCGTCCAACACCGACCTGACGATCCCCAGCGCGCGCGGCATCGCGCCCGGCAACGGCGCGGCGGTCGAGGTCGTCCGTATCGCGACCGGGGCCGAGCCGCAGGTCGCGGGGAAGCCGTTGCCCCCGATGCACCGCGAGACGATTCTGCGGACCGGGGCCAAGAAGCCGCTGGTCGTGGGGGACCGCCTGGACACGGACATCGAGGGCGCCTTCAACGGCGATGTCGACTCGCTGCTCGTCCTGACCGGCGTGACGGACGGGGCGCAGCTGCTCGCGGCGCCGCCCCAGCACCGGCCCACCTACGTCGACGCCGATCTGCGCGGCATGCTCACGGGACAGCCCGAAGTGGTGGCCGAGGGCGAGGGCTTCCGGTGCGGGGGCTGGGTCGCGCGGGCCGGCGACGAGGCGCTGGAGCTCGACGGGGACGGGGAGGCGCTGGACGGGCTGCGGGCGCTGTGTGCCGCGGCGTGGACCGTCGCCGGAGACGGGGCGTGTGCGCTGGATTCGGGGAAGGCGCTGGCGCGGCTGGGGCTGTGA